The window TTGAGTCTTTTCTGGTTGGGGAACGTTCCATGTGCTTTTTTTCTGACTCGTTTTTGTTAGACTGCTTGGCCTCGTCCCATAGTGCATGTTTTTCTGCTAAAGCATACGAAGCTACTAAGGTTAGTTCTTCTCCTATGATCAGTTTTCCGAATAAAGGATGTTCGGTGGGAAGTCTATTTCTGAATGCTGCCGTTGCTATGTCTTCGTTGCAACCAACAATCTTGGCCTTCTCCGCTTTAAATCTCTTGACATAGTCACAAATTGTCTCCCAATGGTCTTTTACGATGCTGAAGAGATGGTCGGATGTCCTTTTGATTGAGCGGTTAGATGAATACTCCTTagtgaaaacaaaggaaagttcGTTAAAACTCCAGATCGACTGCGGCGGTAGAATgtgaaaccaatcttgcgcctcaccTTGTAGAGTTGTGGTAAAAATTTTGCACATAAGCGCATCGTTGTTCCTGTAGAGAATCATGATACTGCGGTAGTGCTTGAGATGTCGATCTGGATCTTCGTCTCCCTTGTACGGAATGAAGTGAGGCATAGTGAACCCGCGAGGTGGATCTGTCCGCTCGATCTCATTCGTGAATGGTGACatgcttatgttggttatgtcTCGTCCAATCGCATCATTAGCAACCTCGTTATGTTGGAAATTGTGCAATCGTTTGGTTATGAGTCTctcaacttcttcttgaatttgcctaTGCTGAGGCAGTGGAACTTTCGACTGCCTCCAATCGTGACCTATGGGTCTAGACCGCTCTTCCCTATGCTCGACTCGTCCATGTCACGGCTACGATGCATGTGGCATATTCCTGACAGGCGAACGGACCGTTCGCAGGCTGCTAGTTGAACTTGAGtcagattgagtgactgcttctcttcATCTACCATGCTACCTACTCCGATATGAGGTGGAGAATGCTCCTTGCGAGCCTAGTTGTGAATGAACATTTCGCCTGGAAGGTTGTCCATGTTGATAATCGGAGTGTGACCTCAACCATGAACGTATGCTTATATGTGGGCTTGATTGGGaatgcacgctcctccgcgtgctaagacgagagtatacgctatcccAAGGACCCAGGTGAGAGCGTAAACTGCCAGAACTCTTGGAACGTGGCTGGTTAAGGGGCTGTTTTCCAGGACACTGGTGGATAGGTTCGTCTGcctttgtcctacttcgggacacctcgtctgaggcacgttggatctcggtgcgttgcaagagttgattcaccaaggttgtctattgtgcaagggcgcttgtcaactctatgacttgtcgagacaagtgttgttcgccatttggattggaagagcttggaaggaatgtgcctccttgagcagtggaagtgtggtagactccaggtgcaagatttgaattgggaaatATCAAATCCGCGgagaaatatggtgaaaataCCCTCGGCTTGATGGTTGCTCCAGATAGTTGAGATATTCTTGGGCCAACTTAAGCTACTTGGGAAACCATGAGAGGCAGGGctgcgggagcaggctggatgaCAGGAGTAGACTGGGtcgcgggagcaggctggggtGCAGGAGCAGGACGGGCTGCGGGAGCAAGCTGggtcacgggagcaggctgctcaatgcatggtgcatgcgaatgcgaggcttgagCTCGGGCCCGTGCAAGCTTAGATGGCATGGCTTGGGCCATGATGGAACCTTGTAGTTATGGTGCCACTTTGCTTACGACCGCATTTTGCCTTATGGATCTCGGCGATCCCATTACTTGAGTTttggaattttcacttatggaattttctaaatttctagccattatatttttcttatacgttttatcaaaaaacctttgcaaataaaaaattctaataataagaacgtataaaaaatattcaaatggactagaaaataaagaaaaaaccttttttatgCAAGAGTCTTCTACAAGTGtgaatttcaactctcaatgaaagcaccaatttgtggatgcaaatttcttcttccttgatcttggacaatcttggacaaaattgcacttgcaaaacaattaacacctttggtcaatgccaagagcctcacgcgcccacaatgaatggggctttggccgaagaacctctgatgccaaagttagaatttagagagaaatagtgtttagagaattttgggatttttgcaagAGTGTTCGAAAGAGTGCtgggtgaaaatgggagcctatttatagggctaggccGGTCCACTTTGGAGAGAAAGTGGCCTGCCAATTGAtgggtttttggtttaatttttggtttaattagccaatttattggctaattaaacatgaaaGAAACAAACGGGGGGGGGGGTTATAGAATTAATTGACTAACTTAATTTGGGTAATAAAGtggaaaaagataaaaaaaggtAAAGAGCAAAGGGATGGCCGGCCTTTGACTAGCTTTGGGGTTAAAGtggatgtattttgtggttaattggatgatttaattgatatttaatggattaatccattaattaaccaattaacataattttggAGTGAATATTTTGGAGGTTACCTTGCAAAaggggatttgatgagatgaatcttgaattgttaccttttttggagcattttttctGCTGCTCGCATGTAGGAATCCCAGTGTGTCTCAATGGTAGTTTGGTCATTTTTTactaaaaatccacgtgtcgccttgtgattatttttgacTCCACATCCTTCATGttgagaagaaaataaaaagaagtaaAAGAGCATAAGGCTCGTGAAATTCCATGCACCCAAAATTGGTCATGACATCACATAATGCACTTTGACATGTCAAGAGACAACAAATTGTGCAGAAAATGGAGCACCAATGAATCTTTTTAATCTAATAGTGGTCCAATTATTTTCTCTCACATTGACAAAATCAAATGTCAAATTTCAAGCCATAACTATTGTGGCTAACAAAGTATCAGAATTTCCGGCCATAATCCGTTAATGGCAAACCAAACTAATCCAATTTGTAGTTATAAACTTTTCccgtcaattttttttcatcaaacaGAAAAACTCAACTAGAAAATCATTTATATTAAACGAACTCAAAATTTCATTCCATAATTTCATTCATGTCCTCCCACCATTCTAATTATAATGGGCAAACTATAACcacattttataattttattcccATTCGATAAATCACCATATCTtccataaatattaaaatttcgaACCATAAACATCGTTGGCCaaatgatttttaaaatttctagCCATACTTATCATTGACAAAACAATGATATCATCACTTTTTCCTTTTGCCCCAAATAGTGGCTAGTAGACTGAAAAAGATTGTAATATACCTGGccaaatcattttttttcttttcttttttcaatcaGCGACTAGTAGACTAGAAAAGATTGTAATATACCTAGCCAATACACAtcacactttctttttctttttttcttcttttttttttttttctttctttcttttcacatCTACGGGCCTTTTCTGCCCAATTTCACATACACGGCCTTTTTCGCCCAATTTCACATTCACGGACCTTTCTCGCCCAATTTCACATACACGGCTTTTCTCGCCCAATTTCACATTCACGGGCCTTTTTTGCCTCATTTCACATTCATGGGCCTTTCTCGCCCAATCTCACATATCCACCCATATATCCAAGGGCCTTTTTGCCCAATTCACATATCCACCCTTATATACATGGGCCTTTTTGCCCAATTCAATTTCTCATGTGCCAAGTATAAAACAAATTCTCCATCTATCTATCACAACCTCACAATCACCTTAACATTCAACATTTTCATAATGCATAACCTAATATCGATTCAATTCAAGATTAATCCAAAACTTTAATCAAATGCTCATCTTCGAAGCTATAACATGAataagatattttaaaattttcctactcccattcaattcaattcaaaagCATCATAATTCACAATATATGCATTCCACATAATTTCCGTCATACTCATAGAACTTATGAAATAATGCAATATAAACGCAAATCACAATTCCCATTAACGAAACTTTCATATTTACCAAGGAAATTGCACCACAATCATAATACAATTTATATATGTATTCACATATAAAATATGAATGCCACTTTATTCCTAAAAATATGAATTAATGCAACCACAACGCATGTCATAATTCACACCAACAAGACTCAAGAATAGTGCATCTCATAGAATAAGATCATTTGCTCTAataccattttgtcacatcctAACACCCTAAAATTTTTAAATACATGAATTACATATTCATCATTAGGAATATGTGGAAAGAAtcgagaatttatattaatttattgagtttagtttttaattaaactagttatgaAGTTTGGAATTtgggaattaattaattaaaatccataaaccttttgaggtcacaatttatatttttgaatagagctcgaTATCACGAATGTGTAGcgcaaaccgttcgtgaaacgaaattataacgaagaagttattaacatttaaagttAGGGGTATATTGGTAATTTTTGTTCCATTTAGAAGACTCCATAAATCTGGAGCAATAAGttgtgccacgtgtgtggctatgatgaaaggaaaataaataatGGACGGCTgagattgaaagaaaagaatagaaaggaagggaaggaagaaggaaggaggggAAGGTGACCAATGGGAGaagggaaatgagggaaaggaggaaaggaaaaaagagagagggaaaaaCGGGTCATCCCTTGACCCGCGCGACCCGATGAGAACCATGGccaaatttggtaattttttgggCAAATCAAGGAAAACCACTACCTAGGAACAACTCCTTAGCATTCCCTCTTCCATTTACACCtaaaattagaagaaatttgGGTTTATTTTGGTGAGAAACACCCCGACGGGATTTATGGGTGTCAGTGGAAATTCCGCTGTTTTTGCAGGTGATACCGTCCACCACCACCCTTGTTCAACTCCTCTTGAGGCCTGGAGCAATGCCCAAACAAGATTTGGGGCGGCGGAGCTACGATTTTGACGAATTGGGGAatacccatttctagggtttctggcGGTTCGTGGGTTTTTCCGGCCACTTCCCGGCCGAACTAAGCTTCggcccaggtatgaaagttgttcctcttaTTGATATCTActtgcctgtaaaatttggtaattttttgaaatagttgataTTTTTCGACGAGCCAAGGCGACCGACCGCCATCGGCAGGGGTGGGTGCGACGATGCACGGCCAGGGAGCCGACATTGTGTTTTTATGAGAATTTCGTTATTCTAATTATGCTTTTGAGACTTAACTGTTGTGGTTTGAATATTAATACGATTGTGGTATATGTtggattaaatgaatatatctgaatttggtttcaattttggaaatgtgaactacgaatggcttgatccttgtttagggtacagaggcagtctaacgagatgttagatgcaaccatacaaTAAGTAagattaaataatcgagaattACATTTCAATTGAGAATTATTCTTAGACTGGAAAATTGATCTAAGAGAAGTAAAGGTAGtaaattgaaaatataattgttacaTTTTGGTAAGAGAATTAAGGTTAAAGAACGTGTGgaattaaggaacttaattaaaGAGTCGTGAATATTGGCAGCTAAataaataagagtttaaatttGGGTCTATCACCGATATCATTTCCcgaaattaatattttcgagcccgggatgtgacagagACCATGATCAAATATGGCATTAAAACATTACCATGTTTTTGGAgaatacataaaataaaaatggtttAATTTTCTCTCCCATCTTCCTTCCGTCCACCTCCTTATCCAAACCCAACCGCCATTATAACACTCTCCCAATAACCAAACCATAGAAGAGTTCCAATCTAAATTTAGAACACAATCTTCCTTTTCGAATGACTTCACACAATGACCTCTATCCTTGTAGCACCTTAGTCCATGCTGCTGCCTTGACAACTCAATCTCTAGTTCCCCACCACCTATAATTGAAACCCTCACCGCACATAGGTCAGAACTTTGTGGGCTACGAGTTGGGGATCAGCTGGGTTGTGGGGATTGGTAGATGGAGGTGGGAGGTAGGCTGGGGAGTTGGTCAAAGACTCAAAGTTGAAGGGGTGGACTACAAGAGTTGGTGAAGTGCGGGGGGGTCTAtagaaatttttgtttttagttttatctttcctatttttttcttcatatttctAATCCAGGTAGCACTGAATTATTTAAGTGTGGAGCCCATAACCTGCCACTCAAACGGAAAATCTAACAAAATTGACATCAGAGGACCAATGCTCCACATTTTATCAAGTTTAGGGACCAAatttaatggatttttagttcagGGACTAAAACTACAATTCAACTGTAACACCTCGCcccaaaaatatttattttcgacAATAATTATCTGTGATAGGCCCAAAAATTTAAACTCTCATTTATTTAGCTGCCAATCTTCACAACACtttaattaagttccttaatttCACACGATCTATAACCTTAATTCTCTTAACAAAGCataatacaatttatttatcaATTTACTACCTTTACTGCACTTAAATAAATTTACGATCTAAGAATAATTCTCAACTAAAATAACATTCTCGATTATTTAAGGCTACATCTAACATTGTTAGACTGCCTGCGTACCCTTGAGCAGGATCAAGCCTCTCGTAGTTCACATACAATtcccaattcattaactttaaCATCTTAGTGACCAACAATCACAAATTTAGTCCAAACATTTTCATCACACCATATGAACATAAATTATGGATTCAAAACATCAAAATTAGCATGAAAAATGGCAGAGTTGGCCCACTGGCCAGGCGTCGCCACACgtgccgccgcgggtggcggtcggtcGCCCCGACTCACcggaaaaatcaactttttccaaaaatttccaaattttacaGTTAAGTAGATCTTAATAAGtataacaactttcatacctgtggccaaaGCCAATTTGGCTGGGAAACACCTCAAATTGCCCACGAACCGTCGGAACCCTTAtttttgggtgttcttgattcggCTCCAAAACAACTCTGACACCCTAACCAAAtcatgggctttgttcctgggtttaAGGAGAGTGTTTTGGTAGTAGTAATTGGAAGAGTTAGCTTCATAATTGGTGAAACACCACCCAAACCGCCGCACCCTTCTTTGAGGGTTTTACATAAAATCGAACCCAAATTTAACGGTTGTAGAGAGAAATTAGGAGGGAGATCGAATGGAAAAATATgagggtcattttggcaccttTTTCGGCGTCAAAGGTGGCCAGAAATTCGAAAGGTGGCCGGGTCGGGTCACGGGTTGGGGGAAAACCCGGTTTCCCCatgcttctttctttctctcctttccctcctccTTCTTTTCCCCCATTCGTTCCTTTTTTTCTCCTCCCCTCTGATTCGTCCATCTCCCTTCTTTTCTATCCTTTCCTTTTCATCttagccacacacgtggcattaCAATAATGGCTTCAGAAATATGGAGCCTTCTAATTATAGCCAAAACTACAAAAATGTCCttaactttaaacgttaataactctttcgttataactccgtttcacgaaTGGTTTACGCCTACGCGTTCATGAGATTGAGCTCTATCCaatatataaattgtgacctcaaaaggtctacggtttttaatttataaatttccaaactttaaacttcgtaactagtttaattttaaACTAAACTCAAgtgaattaatataaattctcaatttttttcacataatcataattttgacattcaattcatatatttatatatttaaatttttcagggtattacattcACCCCCCATTAGAATAAATCTCGTCCCCGAGATTTAACCATCGAATAACGAAAAGGGATTTAGAACTAATCCCATCGTTCCATTTGTACGGGACAAAATCATAATGATTACTCATAGTCTCAGGTTTCAGGTCACATTTATTAacataataaatataaaaaaatttagtcattccCATGGGCAAAATAAGAACTTACATCAAGCCACAATCCTCATAActtaaaataattatcaaattatTAGACCACATTTACTATTGGTTATATGGATACTAACTTAATAATCACAATCATTGGTGAACCATCCACCATCATTGGCTATACGTAACCGTAACCACGATTTTTCCTCAAAATTTCTAGCCACATTCGTTGGCAAAATAAATAGCCACCTCGAACCACAATTCTCATGACCTAAAATAACTACTCGCATCATAAATATAACATACACATCACTATTAAAACGATTATCACAAATTTCACCACCACATTCATTGGCAAAATAATATCAACCTTAAGGCATAAGTCTCGTTGGCTAGATAAATACCAAACATCAAACCACATCAACCATTTACATCCACTGCTAGGAAGTCCAACTACGAAAATATGCTCTAAAATGCTTAGAAGTAACATATGGTAGAAAAACCAAAGTTTAGAGCAGTAATAACTTTGATAATAACATGATGCACCCCATAGTTAAAAAATTCTTTCTTGGTCATAAGGACCACAGAGCAATTATCCTTTAATGAAACAATAACACAATTAATACATATACACCATTAAACAAAATTACCCAtagtaaatttaaaaactttatctttttcttcctttcaattTGTTCTCTTTTAAATTGCTTTCAAATATAGCCACCGCTCGTGTAAATTAGTGAGTTACACCTCCCACACTAATTACATTTCATCAACCAAATAAGAGAATTCACATATCACAACTCTAACGGTCAACAAAATTAACCCTTACGAATCACATTGCCACGAAAATATATGTTCTTAATCAGTTTTGTTCGCAATATCAAATCTAACAATAATATCTCATGACTATGATAACCAAACCAATCCAATCAAATTTGTAATTTACAAACCTTTCCCATCAATTATTTTCATCTAACGAAAAAAAAACTTAGCTGAAACAAATCATTTATATTAAATGAACTCAATTTCATTCCACAGGTTCATTCAAGTCCACCCATCAATCTAATTTTAATGGGCAAACTACAACCACATTTTATAATTCCATTTCCTTTCGATAAATTACTATAAACCATCACCACTTTCGTAACTATTAAAATTCTCAACCATGGTAATCCTTGGTTATAAGGTTTTAAAATCTCTATTCATAGTCATTATTAACTGAACAAtgatttcatcatttttttccCTTGATTCCAAATAGTGATTAGTAGACTggaaaatattgtaatataccTGGCCAACACAcatcacactttttttttttcacatatcCACGGGCCTTTTTGCCCAATTCACACATCCACGGCTTTTTTCGCCCAATTTCACATCCACGGGTCATTGTGCCCGATACACATCCATTGGGTCTTTGTGCCCATACAATATTTTTCACTAGCACAGGTATAATACAATTCTTCCCTCTACTTGTCACCATTCCACCATCATTTTAACACTCaattccattcaaagcataatAATTTACAACATAAGCATTTCACATAATTTCCGTCATACTCATAGAACTTATGAAATAATGCAATatcaatataatttataattcaCACCCACATCTCAATAATATTCTATAAAACATAACATAATGTCAATCTAATTCATTTCACTTCATGATGATTTTCAACATGTATGTATTTCACATACCAACAAGTCTCAAGAATAGTACATCTCATAGAAAATGACcatttgctctgataccatttgtaacACCCCGCCCCGAAAATATTTATTTAGCTGCCCAAAAATTTAAACTCTCATTTATTTAGCTGCCAATCTTCACGACACtttaattaagttccttaattcCACACGTTCTATAACCTTAATTCTCTTAACAAAGCataatacaatttatttatcaATTTACTACCTTTACTGCACTTAAATAAATTTACGATCTAAGAATAATTCTCAACTAAAATAACATTCTCGATTATTTAAGGCTACATCTAAcactgttagactgcctacatacccttgAGCGGGATCAAGCCTCTCATAGTTCACATACAATtcccaattcattaactttaaCATCTTAGTGACCAACAATCACAAATTTAGTCCAAACATTTTCATCACAACATGTGAAGATAAATTATGGGTTCAAAACATCAAAATTAGCATGAAAAATGGCAGAGTCGGCCCACTGGCCAGGCGCCGCGACATGagtcgccgcgggtggcggtcggccacctcgactcgccggaaaaataaactttttccaaaaatttccaaattttacaGTTAAGTAGATCTTAATGAGtataacaactttcatacctgtggccaaaGCCAATTTGGCTGGGAAACACCTCAAATTGCCCACGAACCGTCGGAACCCTTAtttttgggtgttcttgattcggCTCCAAAACAACTCCGACGCCCTAACCAAAtcatgggctttgttcctgggtttaAGGAGAGTGTTTTGGTAGTAGTAATTGGAGGAGTTAGCTTCATAATTGGTGAAACACCACCCAAACCGCCACACCCTTCTTTGAGGGTTTTACATAAAATCAAACCCAAATTTAACGGTTTTAGAGAGAAATTAGGAGGGAGATCGAATGGAAATAACATGAGAGTCATTTTGGCACCTTTTCCGGCGTCAAAGGTGGCCGGAAATTCGAAAGGTGGCCAGGTCGGGTCACATGTTGGGGAAAAACCCGGTTTCCCCatacttctttctttctctcttttccctcctCCTTTTCCCCCATTCGTTCCTTTTTTTCCCCTCCGCTCTGATTCATCCATCTCCCTTCTTTTCTATCCTTTCCTTTTCATctcagccacacacgtggcattaCAATAATAGCTTCAgaaatctggagccttctaattatagccaaaattacaaaaatgtccttgactttaaacgttaataactctttcgttataactccgtttcacgaacggtttgcgcctacgtgttcgtgagatcgagctctatccataaatatataaattatgacctcaaaaggtctacggtttttaatttataaatttccaaaatttaaacttcgtaactagtttaattttaaACTAAACTCAAgtgaattaatataaattctcaatttttttcacataatcataattttgacattcaattcatatatttatatatttaaaattttcagggtattacatcaACCATAGTTCAGGGATCATTCCTTCAATTCACTCGTAATTATACTATTACACCCTGTactttaaaatattatattttattcttgAACCATGTGAAATGATCAAGATGTCCCTGGTTGGGTGTCTTAAGTAATTTTTGAACCTCAAGCTTAAATCTCAATCTCTCatattttcttagtttttaaattgtttttgtaCTCACAATTGTGTAGGCAAATACGGAAATAGAATTTGAATTACGAGAGTTaagttacaaaatttaattgatTGGGGGCTTGACCAAACAAATTTTGATCGAGAGCATTTTAGTAATTTCCAATAGAGAAAATTATTAAGTGGGATTAACTCACCCCGTCTCTTTCCCATTCCCTCATATCTataactctcactctctctttaactctcattctctctctgcactctctc is drawn from Malus domestica chromosome 14, GDT2T_hap1 and contains these coding sequences:
- the LOC103454913 gene encoding uncharacterized protein produces the protein MSPFTNEIERTDPPRGFTMPHFIPYKGDEDPDRHLKHYRSIMILYRNNDALMCKIFTTTLQGEAQDWFHILPPQSIWSFNELSFVFTKEYSSNRSIKRTSDHLFSIVKDHWETICDYVKRFKAEKAKIVGCNEDIATAAFRNRLPTEHPLFGKLIIGEELTLVASYALAEKHALWDEAKQSNKNESEKKHMERSPTRKDSTLETFTKFTVPIGQIIRKLKNEPWFELPPPMKGDPTRLDHTKYCAFHQGSGHNTNGCLKWNQYLDKLTNEGQCDEYLDKSTKRPTQAREVSITPKPCLGFFQISLKSQAARRTRLHKPKII